The following are from one region of the Lytechinus variegatus isolate NC3 chromosome 4, Lvar_3.0, whole genome shotgun sequence genome:
- the LOC121414053 gene encoding 23 kDa integral membrane protein-like, which yields MVAGCGPKIAKCFLFILNFCLWVCSIALIAGGAYVTAEYKRYVDLFSEDTILTVSWTTIGIGIVIFIVGFAGCCGAIGENSCLLKMYFMFVLIIVLAEAALGILTFVYSDDIEQSLEDGMLQSINETYGLNKGATEAVDDIQKLFECCGAKGYSDYMYSEHLKTGRAVPESCCAKNSTTGITANCTIGAKGQPTDPDLVWKDGCVDASKDTIQNHYIIIGAVAFGFLIFEILTMVFACCVISGINKDGYDKYA from the exons atggtGGCTGGTTGTGGACCAAAGATTGCTAAATGCTTTTTGTTCATCTTGAACTTCTGCCTTTGG GTTTGCAGTATTGCCCTGATCGCTGGAGGCGCTTATGTGACAGCTGAGTACAAACGCTATGTGGATCTCTTCTCAGAGGACACCATCCTGACAGTATCATGGACGACGATCGGGATCGGGATCGTCATTTTCATTGTCGGGTTTGCGGGATGCTGCGGGGCCATCGGCGAGAACTCGTGTCTCCTGAAAATG TATTTCATGTTTGTTCTCATCATCGTTCTTGCTGAGGCTGCCTTGGGAATTCTAACGTTTGTCTACAGTGATGAT ATTGAGCAGAGTTTGGAAGATGGTATGCTGCAATCAATTAACGAAACCTATGGTCTAAATAAAGGGGCTACGGAAGCTGTAGATGACATCCAAAAATTG TTTGAATGTTGCGGTGCCAAAGGATATAGTGACTACATGTACTCGGAACATCTTAAAACGGGACGAGCAGTACCCGAATCATGCTGCGCTAAGAACAGTACCACAGGAATCACTGCCAACTGCACGATCGGAGCCAAAGGTCAGCCGACGGACCCTGATCTTGTTTGGAAAGAT GGTTGTGTGGACGCTTCAAAAGATACGATACAGAATCATTACATCATAATTGGAGCTGTGGCGTTCGGATTTCTCATCTTTGAG ATCCTAACTATGGTGTTTGCTTGCTGTGTCATTAGTGGCATCAACAAGGATGGATATGATAAATATgcatag
- the LOC121412694 gene encoding tripartite motif-containing protein 2-like, protein MATLNTFLDSVISDEVECAICLSMLERPRILECLHSFCEKCLEKYLKSSKDDSSRSGKSNLKCAICCAHTTIPENGVHGLKLDYRATRLVEALREKETRKSKLVNSGNHCEVCGWTASVKASSTKDSTFTFCSDCCQVLCKRCTTAHAGLRLTKTHEVAKISDLLAGKVTIKNKNHQMHCPKHVDEKLKIFCVTCLEPVCQDCTLSDHAQGDHKLKLLRDYVETIREELSSRQEMVSKKYDEFTDFLNSVQKLRNDITDNAKKKSKAMEKDYTELNRRVRMTQLQMEKEAQDILADQENQLNQLMRKTEHMRSLADKSLSMSRKLLENKEDLVGLSSMYKDLNQAMDRTIADKPDTDQFQQIKESIDDLHYHAKTIEAKIGKVVMNCGCRERSTLTVTCNDGPIDVQFSRDGRISAIVHAEGITNEFMTLYKRLAGYYNQQQQYEYTPCRKTAVSTAIRQTATSLPHCNDFSWVRFLDLIYKSIRCFSSFSDQRFIIATTDAKLYILGDKLDQIDGNLPNGRNISGLTTDSADNIYITDRDNHKIYVVRSSGTLKDTIDVKDISPTCIAVPHIEPDLIAVLHEPATVSILDQSGKALRSIHDDEWKEVAIGCDADRLLYVLWSDEDRKRTLERYSFQGLKVDTLFQGESHSCNSLILAVQPTGDSVAAVVITKTINSFFDGTGEIMIVTPNMPKDSKAN, encoded by the coding sequence ATGGCAACTCTAAACACTTTTCTTGATTCTGTTATTTCCGATGAAGTTGAATGTGCAATATGCCTCAGTATGTTGGAAAGACCGCGAATACTGGAATGCTTGCATAGCTTTTGCGAGAAGTGCTTGGAAAAGTACTTAAAAAGCTCGAAAGATGACTCATCCAGGTCTGGAAAAAGCAACCTGAAGTGCGCCATCTGCTGTGCACATACTACAATACCTGAAAACGGTGTCCATGGATTGAAACTGGACTACAGAGCTACTCGTTTGGTAGAAGCTCTACGAGAAAAGGAAACCAGAAAGAGCAAACTTGTGAATTCAGGCAATCACTGCGAGGTTTGTGGATGGACTGCAAGTGTAAAAGCTTCTTCGACTAAGGATTCGACTTTTACTTTCTGCAGCGATTGTTGTCAGGTCCTATGTAAACGTTGCACGACAGCACACGCTGGTTTGCGACTCACCAAAACACATGAAGTTGCCAAGATATCTGATCTGCTTGCCGGAAaggtaacaataaaaaataaaaaccaccAAATGCACTGTCCAAAACATGTCGACGAAAAACTTAAGATTTTCTGTGTGACCTGCCTTGAACCCGTCTGCCAAGATTGTACACTGTCTGACCATGCACAAGGAGATCACAAGCTTAAATTACTGAGGGACTACGTCGAGACTATCCGCGAGGAGCTGAGCTCACGCCAAGAAATGGTATCCAAGAAATATGATGAATTTACAGATTTTCTCAATTCGGTACAAAAACTCCGAAATGATATAACAGACAACGCTAAGAAGAAAAGCAAAGCCATGGAGAAAGATTATACTGAATTAAATCGAAGGGTGAGAATGACGCAGTTACAAATGGAAAAGGAAGCACAGGACATTCTTGCTGACCAAGAAAATCAGTTAAATCAACTGATGAGGAAAACAGAACACATGAGATCACTGGCAGATAAGAGCTTGTCTATGTCGAGGAAGCTTCTTGAAAACAAGGAAGATCTTGTTGGGTTGTCCTCAATGTACAAAGATCTTAATCAGGCCATGGATAGAACTATAGCTGATAAACCTGACACGGATCAGTTCCAACAGATAAAGGAGTCAATCGATGACTTGCACTATCATGCAAAAACAATCGAGGCGAAAATTGGGAAAGTTGTAATGAATTGTGGCTGTAGGGAACGCAGCACTTTGACAGTAACATGTAACGATGGACCAATAGATGTTCAGTTCTCTCGAGACGGACGAATTTCAGCCATTGTTCATGCTGAAGGCATTACCAATGAATTTATGACGCTTTATAAAAGGCTGGCTGGATATTATAATCAGCAACAACAGTATGAATACACACCATGTAGGAAAACTGCTGTGTCTACTGCTATTCGACAGACGGCTACAAGCTTACCTCACTGTAACGATTTCAGTTGGGTCCGTTTCCTGGATCTGATATACAAAAGCATCagatgtttttcttctttttcagaCCAACGCTTCATCATCGCAACCACTGATGCGAAGTTGTACATCCTTGGGGATAAACTGGACCAGATAGATGGTAATTTACCAAATGGACGAAATATCTCTGGTTTGACAACAGACAGTGctgacaatatttacatcactgATCGCGACAACCATAAGATATATGTTGTTCGGTCGAGTGGTACACTGAAGGATACAATCGATGTGAAGGATATTTCACCGACCTGCATCGCTGTCCCTCATATAGAACCAGATTTGATTGCGGTCTTGCACGAACCAGCAACCGTGTCCATTCTAGACCAATCCGGAAAGGCACTTCGCTCTATCCACGACGATGAATGGAAGGAGGTGGCCATTGGGTGTGATGCTGATCGCTTACTATATGTATTATGGTCAGACGAAGACAGGAAGAGGACGCTGGAAAGGTACTCCTTTCAGGGGTTGAAGGTGGATACCCTGTTTCAGGGAGAATCACACAGCTGTAATAGTCTCATTTTAGCAGTTCAACCAACTGGAGATTCTGTAGCTGCAGTGGTAATTACTAAAACCATTAACTCGTTCTTTGATGGTACTGGTGAAATAATGATTGTGACTCCCAACATGCCCAAAGATTCAAAGGCGAATTAG